The segment GCAGAACACGGAGTACTTGAAATCCAACATCCAGAATATGATGTTGAAAACGATACTAAAATGATTTCATGTCTAAATTGTAAAGTATGTGTAGATGCATGTCCAACAGACGGATTAAAAATTGAAGGTAAATCAATAAGATTTGATCCTGATTACTGCTTACTCTGTAACGGTGATGACGATGCATGTGCAGCAGACTTTGATCATGCACCATGTGTAAGTGCATGTCCTCAAGGAATTTTAGAGTTTGTACCAGATTCCAAAATTACACTTGAAGGATATTGTGTATCCTGTGGTGGATGTATAGCACAATGTAAATATGATGCACGTAAATTTGCTAACACAGTATGGAATGGAGAAATCAAACCACAATGTATCAAATGTGGTATCTGTGTAGAAGTATGTCCTAAAGGAGCTTTATCCATTGCAGATGGAGAAGTAAAAGTTAACTTTGATGAATGTGTACTTTGTGAAAAATGTGCTATTCACTGTCCAGTAAATGCTATACCTAAAACATCACCACTTAAAATGAAAATAACCAATGGTTATTCAATGATAAACAATAACCTTTGTGTTGGATGTGGAAAATGTGTTGATGCATGTGTATTCAAAGCTATCTCTTCAGATGAAGACGGTAATTTAGTAATCGATAACAACAGATGTATTTACTGTGGAGCTTGTAGAACTGCATGTCCAGCAAGGGCTATTAAAATACAAAGAGATTTCGAGGCAACAATATGAGTATAGGAAAAGTTTTTGTCAACGGGATATATGTAAACCTTAAAAGGTTAATCTTTGGTAGTGATTGTGTAACTGATTTACAACTACGTCAAGATGCTTTAAATGGTAATATACAACCTTCACCTAAAGTTGCTCAACTCGAATGTATTGGTTGTGGTGGTTGTGCTAATGTATGCCCTACTAGGGCAATTACAATGAAACCAATAGAACCAGTTGAAATAGCTGAAGGTATTATCAAAAACGCAATACCAGAAATTGATGAAATTAGTTGTGTACACTGTTATCATTGTCATGACTTCTGTCCGGTATTTGGTTTATTTGGAGTAGCAGCTACTATACATCCTAACGATGTTGGAACAAAATGTCAAAAAGATGTAACTAGTATGTTAGTTGATCCAGCTGAAGTATCAGACCAACAAATCAGGATGATTGCACAATACTTAACCGATGATTCAATTATCCAGAAAAATAAAGAATTGAAAGAACAAGCACAAAAAGAAGCAGAAGCTAACGAAGAAGTTGCAGATGCATCTGAAGTAGCTGAAGATAAAGAATAAGAGGGATAGAAATGGGAATTAAATCACACTCACGTCAAAAGGCTATACATCTCATGCTTGTATATACAGGCGGATGTAATGGTTGCGATATTGAAATAGTTAACACTGTTCTATCTCCTAAATTCGATATAGAACAATATAATGTATTCCTAACATGGAATCCTAGAGAAGCAGATATATTAGTAGTATCCGGTCCTGTAACTCATTGGACAAAAGAGCCATTAATAAAAATCTACGAATCAATACCAAATCCTAAATTGGTTGTTGCAGTAGGTGCATGTGCTTTAACCGGTGGAGTATACAAAAATATTCATGGAGAAATTCCATCAGAAGAAATTGCAGGTCCAGTAGATAACGTTATTCCAGTAGATGCAAAAATCCCTGGATGTGCTGTAAGACCTGAAGATGTAGTTGCAGGTGTAGTAGGTGCAGTAACAGCAAATCTGCTTGATGTTGTAGATAATAAATAAGGAGTATTTTATATGGTTACTAAAATAGATGGAGCAACAACTTGTAACGAAGTAGAAAGACAAGTTTTTGAAACAGAAATAAATATGGGAACAGTACATCCAGCAGCTTTAGAACCTTACAGGGTTAGATTATTTGTAGAAGACGAAATAGTCAAAGATGCTGAAATTACTGTAGGTGTAAACCATAGAGGAATTGAAAGAATCATGGAAGGATTACCAGTAGAAAAGGCTAATGCTTTAACTGAAAAAGTATGTGGTATCTGTTCAAACGGACACATCTACAATTCCTGTCGTGCTGGTGAAGGTGCTTTAGGTATAGAAATACCTGAAAGAGCTGTATATCTACGTGTTCTTGCAGAAGAACTTGAAAGATTACACAGTCACATGCTTTACTTAGGACACGGTTCAGAAGTTTTAGGTCATGAAACTTTCACAATGAGGATCTTTTACATAAGGGAATCTGTTATGAGCCTACTATACATGATGGGTGGAAACAGAGTACAGTATGGTATATCTGTATTAGGTGGAATCAGACCTAGGGCAGACTTAAATTCAAGAGAACAACAAAGAATTCTTGATACAATGGATTACATTGATGAAAAAGTAGCTGCATTCGCCGAAAGGTTTGTTGCAGATCCTATGGTGATGAGCCGTATAACCGGTACTGGTGAATTATCACAGAAACAGGCATTAGACTTGCATGTAACCGGACCATCATTAAGAGCAACAGGTTACGCTTTCGATCAAAGAACAAAAATGTTCGAATATGAACCATTTGAATTTGACGTAATCACTCAAGATGGTGGAGATGTAAGAGCAAACATCCTCATGAGAGCTACTGAAATATTTGAATCAACTAAAATCATCAGACAAGTTATTAAAGGTCTTCCTGAAGGTCCTGTAATAAACAAAGATTGGGAAATGGTTGATTCACCAGTATATAAAAGTTATATTGAAGTACCTCGTGGAGTATGTTACCATTCCTATGGTTTAGAAGATGGTAAAGTAAGACACAGTATTATCAGAACACCATCAATGTCAAACATTGGGGCTATGCAAGAATCATGTATAGGACACCCTGTACAGGATGCTCAACTTAACATTGTATCATGTGACCCATGTTTCACATGTACAGACAGAGCTATTCAAATAATTAAATTATAGGAGATTAAACAATGGATTTAGTATCAACAATAGGTGCTGTTATTGGAGCTTTTATAATTGCAGGAATAGTTTGTTTATGGTTACCAGGTATTGAAAAGAATGCTGAAGCAAGAATTCAACAGAGATTAGGTCCACAATTTGCTAGTCCAGGATTATACGCAACCTTTAAATTTATATTTAAAGAAGCTTTAACGCCATCAGCAATTATGCCTAAATTATATAATGCTTTACCAATATTTACTTTAATAGTAGTTGCAGCATTATTCTTAATAATTAACAGAGAAGCAATGATCTACTTAGGTACTTTTGCTAGTTTAGTAGCATTAGTTGGTTTATTAAAAGTAGAAGAAGTAATGTACTTATTTATGAGTTCATTTTCTCAGTCTTTAATGTCTAAAACCATGCCTTTCCCAGATCATGCTAAAGGTGGAAAACATAGAGATGCAAAACAATCATTCACAGAACAAATAAGTGCAAGCAGATCATTAAGACTTATATCTTATGGTAGTTTACCATTTTATATATCCTTATTCGTACCTGCAATTTTAGCTGGTAGTATTGATTTAAGCAGAATTGTTATATATCAACAATTAACCGGACCATTCTTATTCACATTACCAGGTCTAATTGCATCTGTTGTATTTATCATAGGTTTCTTAATAGTGTTAAATTCAAACCCATTTGCATTTTTAGAAGGTCATTCAGACGTAATTCAAGGTCCATTAATGGAATATATGTCTAAATCAAGAGCTATATATACTATGGCACATGCTTTCTTAATATTTGTAGGTGGATGTGTATATTCAACATTATTCTTAGGATATCCTCCTTGTTTCGGAATATCAATGATTGTTCCAATCATATGTTCTATAATTATAACAGTCATTGCAGCAGTAGTCAGTGCATTCGCACCATTATTCACCAACCGTGAATTCTATCCTACTGTCATAGCTACAAGTATGATATCTGTTATAGCAGTATTAGTTGCTTTCTTATAGATTATAATTAAAGGTGATTAAATGAAAATAGTTTTAAGAGCTCATCATATTATTAGCTTAGCAGGTTATATTGTAGAATTAAGAACTTCCTTCAGAAATTTAATCGTTGTCAATCATTCTGACGAACCTATTAAACTTGAAGTTCCTGTCCTTAATGATGGATGGATTGAAGATCATAAGAAGTTAGGTTTGGAGATTATTCCACTAAATGATGATGATGATTTCTTAGTTCAATTCCAAATGGCTAAACATAAATTAGATGAAGAAAGAAAACAATTAGCTCAATAAGTTACGAATAGTTAATCTTTTTTAGATTAACTTCATTCTTTTTTTTAAATATTTTTTTAATAATAACTAAATTATATTTTATCCTGATAAAATTTCATGGACTTTTTTGATTTTGAATTTTGATATACCTAAACTTTATATACTAAGAAGAACTTATTATTATATAATTAGGTACAACTAAAAATTATATTTATAATTAACCTAATTAACAAATGTTTAAAATTTTTCTTGATTTGCAAAAATCATATAATAAAGTTAATTTCGGAGGAATAAATTATGGCAAGAACTGTAGATGATTTACAACCAGGAGAATCTGGTATAGTTAAAAAACACAGAGTACATGGATCTCTTGGAAAACACCTTAGAGAAATGGGTTTAATTAATGGTACTGCTATAAAATTAGAAAGAAGAGCACCATTAGGTTATCCAGTTGAAATCCGTATTCAGGGATTTTCATTAGCTCTAAGAAAAGAAGAAGCTCAAGCAATTGAGTTACAATAGTTCAAATCTTTTATATTTTAATTTATATCATATGCAATGATTTAAATTATGAATATAATCTATTCATTTTATTGACCTTTTATAGGTTTTTGCTTATCGGATACTAGTTATCTAGTAAAAAATTCATTTGGTTTTTTCAAATGATGACTTTAAAATTAATAAAAAATATTCACAAAACTTAATTTAGGCAAGCCTAAATTAATAGACGAAGAGGTATAATATGGCGAAACTAAAATTTTTACTCGCCGGTAATCCGAACGTAGGAAAAAGTACCCTGTTCAATCATCTAACGGGTATGAAACAACACGTTGGAAACTGGCCCGGTAAAACAGTAGAACGTAAATCTGGTAGTTTCAAATTCGATGGAAACGAAATCGAAGTAATAGATCTTCCAGGTAACTATAGTTTAACCCCATATTCAGTAGAAGAAATAGTTTCACGTGATGCAATAATTCATGAACCAAACGATGCTGTTATAAACATCATTGACGCGGAAAATATTCAAAGAAACTTATACCTAACATTACAAATCATGGAAACTGGTGCTAATACAGTTTTATGTGTAAACATGTTAAACTATGCTGAAGATGTAGGGTTTGAAATCGATCTTAAAAAATTAGAAAAAACATTGGGAATACCTGTAGTAGTTGTAGATGCAAGAGAAGCAGATGGAATTGATGAATTAATCAAAAGAACCATCGAGACTACTAAAAAACCAACTGACAACTCAAAAGACTTGTCCTATGGTATTGAATTAGATGATCAGATAGAAGAAGTCAAAAAATTATTCCCAAATCTAAAGATGGGTTCAGCACCTGATTCATGGGTAGCTGTTAAATTACTTGAAGCAGATGATGAAGCACTAGACTTGGCAGAAGCATCTCCAGACAAGGAAAACTTAAGAAAATTAACAGAAATCCGTAAACAATTAGAAACTGAATTTGACGATAAAATTGATGATGTATTTATTGACGCAAGATATGCAGAAATTGACAATATAATGAAAAAATGTGTCAAAAAACCATCAGGTGAAAATGAAACACTTACAGATAAAATTGATAAAGTAGTAACTAATAGATTCATTGGAATTCCAATATTCTTATTTATCATATTCTTTGTATTTTTCATTACATTCAAAATCGGAGCCCCATACCAGGACTTCATTGATTATCTATTCGGATTATTGGGTGACTGGTTATTAGGATTCTTCGGAGAAGGTTTAATATCCTCATTACTAGTCAAAGGTGTAATCGGTGGAGTAGGTTCTGTATTAACATTTGTTCCTATCATATTCATATTGTTCTTCTTACTAAGTTTAATAGAAGATTGTGGATATTTAGCTAGAGCAGCATTTGTTATAGATAGGTTAATGTATAAATTCATGGGATTATCTGGTAAGGCATTTATTCCATTAATATTGGGAATTGGTTGTAATGTAACAGGGGTTATGGCTACAAGAACATTAGCAAATGAAAGTGATAGAATCTCAACAATACTCGCATTACCTTTCATTTCTTGTAGTGCAAGAATTCCAATATATGCATTGTTTACATCAGTATTCTTTGCTGATCCAATACAACAGAGTGTAGTGACATTCGGATTATACATAGTGGGAATGATTGTATCAGTCATAGTTGCAAAAGTACTTAAATGTACAGTATTCAAGGATGATTCAGCACCATTTATCATGGAACTGCCACCGTACAGAATTCCAACACTTAAAAGTTCCCTATTGCACATGTGGGAGAGAGGTTCCCTTTTCATTAAAAAGGCAGGAACAATAATTTTGGGTGTTTGTGTACTTGTATGGATTTTAAGTAACTTACCACCTGGTGTTGAAGAAGCATCAATTAACAGTGTCCTTGGTATGTTCGGTAGTATAATAGCACCTATATTTGCACCATTAGGATTCGGATTCTGGCAAGCAGCGGTAGCATTCGTAACAGGTTTACTTGCTAAGGAAACCGTTGTAAGTACATTCGGAACATTATTTGGTGTAGGTGAAAGTGGATTGGAAGCAGTATTACCTGTACTATTTACTCCACTGTCAGCATTGTCATTCATGATGTTCTGTTTATTAAGTGGTCCATGTGCAGCACACTTCGGTACTGTTAAACAGGAAACAAACTCATGGAAATGGACAATTCTCTCATGGGGAATGTGTTTCATAATAGGATATGTAGTGGCATTAATAATATATCAAGGTGGATTACTCA is part of the Methanosphaera sp. BMS genome and harbors:
- a CDS encoding respiratory chain complex I subunit 1 family protein; the encoded protein is MDLVSTIGAVIGAFIIAGIVCLWLPGIEKNAEARIQQRLGPQFASPGLYATFKFIFKEALTPSAIMPKLYNALPIFTLIVVAALFLIINREAMIYLGTFASLVALVGLLKVEEVMYLFMSSFSQSLMSKTMPFPDHAKGGKHRDAKQSFTEQISASRSLRLISYGSLPFYISLFVPAILAGSIDLSRIVIYQQLTGPFLFTLPGLIASVVFIIGFLIVLNSNPFAFLEGHSDVIQGPLMEYMSKSRAIYTMAHAFLIFVGGCVYSTLFLGYPPCFGISMIVPIICSIIITVIAAVVSAFAPLFTNREFYPTVIATSMISVIAVLVAFL
- a CDS encoding FeoA domain-containing protein; the protein is MARTVDDLQPGESGIVKKHRVHGSLGKHLREMGLINGTAIKLERRAPLGYPVEIRIQGFSLALRKEEAQAIELQ
- a CDS encoding nickel-dependent hydrogenase large subunit, producing MVTKIDGATTCNEVERQVFETEINMGTVHPAALEPYRVRLFVEDEIVKDAEITVGVNHRGIERIMEGLPVEKANALTEKVCGICSNGHIYNSCRAGEGALGIEIPERAVYLRVLAEELERLHSHMLYLGHGSEVLGHETFTMRIFYIRESVMSLLYMMGGNRVQYGISVLGGIRPRADLNSREQQRILDTMDYIDEKVAAFAERFVADPMVMSRITGTGELSQKQALDLHVTGPSLRATGYAFDQRTKMFEYEPFEFDVITQDGGDVRANILMRATEIFESTKIIRQVIKGLPEGPVINKDWEMVDSPVYKSYIEVPRGVCYHSYGLEDGKVRHSIIRTPSMSNIGAMQESCIGHPVQDAQLNIVSCDPCFTCTDRAIQIIKL
- a CDS encoding 4Fe-4S dicluster domain-containing protein; translated protein: MSIGKVFVNGIYVNLKRLIFGSDCVTDLQLRQDALNGNIQPSPKVAQLECIGCGGCANVCPTRAITMKPIEPVEIAEGIIKNAIPEIDEISCVHCYHCHDFCPVFGLFGVAATIHPNDVGTKCQKDVTSMLVDPAEVSDQQIRMIAQYLTDDSIIQKNKELKEQAQKEAEANEEVADASEVAEDKE
- a CDS encoding 4Fe-4S binding protein, whose protein sequence is MFLSNPGKCKGSGDCVDACPTDAIRVEDGKAKSCITCGKCERVCPNRAIFKNKFGGYVVDRTKCNLCGMCQKVCPVDMIRVKDGKIMGLCSNCGVCVPACQEGARMAPPSKPVPMEKEQVNRFSVTTDHENCIECGRCAYFCPTNSIKFSYIEPGACTKCDLCRDVCPRDAIGPIEEGGQYQIDTAKCAVCYKCLIECPNDAIVAEHGVLEIQHPEYDVENDTKMISCLNCKVCVDACPTDGLKIEGKSIRFDPDYCLLCNGDDDACAADFDHAPCVSACPQGILEFVPDSKITLEGYCVSCGGCIAQCKYDARKFANTVWNGEIKPQCIKCGICVEVCPKGALSIADGEVKVNFDECVLCEKCAIHCPVNAIPKTSPLKMKITNGYSMINNNLCVGCGKCVDACVFKAISSDEDGNLVIDNNRCIYCGACRTACPARAIKIQRDFEATI
- the feoB gene encoding ferrous iron transport protein B; the protein is MAKLKFLLAGNPNVGKSTLFNHLTGMKQHVGNWPGKTVERKSGSFKFDGNEIEVIDLPGNYSLTPYSVEEIVSRDAIIHEPNDAVINIIDAENIQRNLYLTLQIMETGANTVLCVNMLNYAEDVGFEIDLKKLEKTLGIPVVVVDAREADGIDELIKRTIETTKKPTDNSKDLSYGIELDDQIEEVKKLFPNLKMGSAPDSWVAVKLLEADDEALDLAEASPDKENLRKLTEIRKQLETEFDDKIDDVFIDARYAEIDNIMKKCVKKPSGENETLTDKIDKVVTNRFIGIPIFLFIIFFVFFITFKIGAPYQDFIDYLFGLLGDWLLGFFGEGLISSLLVKGVIGGVGSVLTFVPIIFILFFLLSLIEDCGYLARAAFVIDRLMYKFMGLSGKAFIPLILGIGCNVTGVMATRTLANESDRISTILALPFISCSARIPIYALFTSVFFADPIQQSVVTFGLYIVGMIVSVIVAKVLKCTVFKDDSAPFIMELPPYRIPTLKSSLLHMWERGSLFIKKAGTIILGVCVLVWILSNLPPGVEEASINSVLGMFGSIIAPIFAPLGFGFWQAAVAFVTGLLAKETVVSTFGTLFGVGESGLEAVLPVLFTPLSALSFMMFCLLSGPCAAHFGTVKQETNSWKWTILSWGMCFIIGYVVALIIYQGGLLILGPNSPYV
- a CDS encoding NADH-quinone oxidoreductase subunit B family protein, translating into MGIKSHSRQKAIHLMLVYTGGCNGCDIEIVNTVLSPKFDIEQYNVFLTWNPREADILVVSGPVTHWTKEPLIKIYESIPNPKLVVAVGACALTGGVYKNIHGEIPSEEIAGPVDNVIPVDAKIPGCAVRPEDVVAGVVGAVTANLLDVVDNK
- a CDS encoding energy-converting hydrogenase B subunit P; this encodes MKIVLRAHHIISLAGYIVELRTSFRNLIVVNHSDEPIKLEVPVLNDGWIEDHKKLGLEIIPLNDDDDFLVQFQMAKHKLDEERKQLAQ